A window of Vescimonas fastidiosa contains these coding sequences:
- the rpsO gene encoding 30S ribosomal protein S15 translates to MMLKDQKTSIIEANRTHESDTGSPEVQVAILTERISQLTAHLKVHPHDFHSRRGMQMMIGKRRRLLDYLAKKDIERYRALIAKLGLRR, encoded by the coding sequence ATGATGCTGAAAGACCAAAAGACCTCTATCATCGAGGCCAACCGTACCCACGAAAGCGACACCGGCTCCCCCGAGGTGCAGGTGGCTATCCTCACCGAGCGCATCAGCCAGCTCACCGCTCATCTGAAGGTGCATCCCCACGACTTCCACAGCCGCCGCGGTATGCAGATGATGATCGGTAAGCGCCGTCGTCTGCTGGACTATCTGGCCAAGAAGGACATCGAGCGCTATCGTGCTCTGATCGCCAAGCTGGGTCTGCGTCGATAA
- a CDS encoding ferredoxin — protein MKAMVYAKSCIQCGLCVSVCPEVFSLLPGQTAVARDEDIPTDLQLSVQAAAEGCPTDAISLQ, from the coding sequence ATGAAGGCTATGGTCTACGCCAAGAGCTGCATTCAGTGCGGGCTTTGCGTGTCGGTCTGTCCGGAGGTGTTTTCCCTGCTGCCGGGGCAGACGGCGGTGGCCCGGGACGAGGACATCCCCACCGATTTGCAGCTGAGCGTGCAGGCGGCGGCGGAGGGGTGCCCTACGGATGCCATTTCCCTGCAATAA
- a CDS encoding GntR family transcriptional regulator — MLHLDYRDNRPIHQQVRDGLRRLMVSGVLQPGDQLPSVRKLATELAINPNTIQRAMAQLEAEGFVYTVAGRGSFVAEDGDQGRRRMAELTEGLHDTILELRQLGMTEQQWLDLWREEEGK; from the coding sequence GTGCTGCATTTGGACTATCGGGACAACCGTCCCATTCACCAGCAGGTGCGGGACGGGCTGCGGCGTCTGATGGTAAGCGGCGTTCTGCAGCCGGGGGACCAGCTGCCCTCGGTGCGCAAGCTGGCTACGGAGCTGGCCATCAATCCCAACACCATTCAGCGGGCCATGGCCCAGCTGGAGGCGGAGGGCTTCGTGTACACGGTAGCGGGCCGGGGCAGCTTTGTGGCGGAGGACGGCGACCAAGGTCGGCGCCGCATGGCTGAGCTTACGGAGGGCCTGCACGACACGATACTGGAGCTGCGGCAGCTGGGCATGACAGAGCAGCAGTGGCTGGATCTGTGGAGAGAGGAGGAAGGAAAATGA
- a CDS encoding ABC transporter ATP-binding protein, with translation MIEVKNLVKTFDGFTALDSATLTVPKGAVYGLVGPNGAGKSTLLRHITGVYKQDSGQVTVCGVPVYENRHAKERIVSIPDDWFYYNQSTIWEMAKLYAGMYPQFDRERFYKLRELFRLPEKKPIRRMSKGMQRQAAFWITMSCMPEYLVLDEPVDGLDPVMRRQVWQVLLDDVSARGTTVLLSSHNLRELEDVCDHVGIMDKGKVLLERTLSDLQDNTVKIQVAYKTAEEPTLPAELQVLHHSRVGRVHTYIMRGSSEEICRRMQITDPVLLEAIPLTLEEIFIYELGGADDAAHKILL, from the coding sequence ATGATCGAGGTAAAAAATCTGGTAAAAACCTTTGACGGCTTCACAGCCCTGGACAGCGCCACTCTCACCGTGCCCAAGGGGGCGGTGTACGGCCTGGTGGGCCCCAACGGCGCAGGCAAGTCCACACTGCTGCGCCACATCACCGGGGTCTATAAGCAGGATAGCGGTCAGGTGACGGTGTGCGGCGTTCCGGTGTATGAAAACCGCCATGCCAAGGAGCGCATCGTCTCCATTCCCGACGACTGGTTCTATTATAATCAGTCTACCATTTGGGAAATGGCCAAGCTCTATGCCGGGATGTACCCGCAGTTTGACCGGGAGCGGTTTTATAAGCTCCGGGAGCTTTTCCGTCTGCCGGAGAAAAAGCCCATCCGCCGCATGAGCAAGGGTATGCAGCGCCAGGCGGCCTTTTGGATCACCATGAGCTGTATGCCCGAGTACCTGGTGCTGGATGAGCCGGTGGACGGCCTGGACCCGGTGATGCGTCGGCAGGTCTGGCAGGTGCTGCTGGATGATGTGTCCGCCCGGGGCACCACGGTGCTTCTCTCCAGCCATAACCTCCGGGAGCTGGAGGATGTGTGCGACCATGTGGGCATTATGGATAAGGGCAAGGTGCTTTTGGAGCGCACCCTCTCGGATCTGCAGGATAACACCGTGAAAATACAGGTGGCCTACAAAACGGCAGAGGAGCCCACCCTCCCCGCCGAGCTGCAGGTGCTCCATCATTCCCGGGTGGGCCGGGTGCATACCTATATTATGCGCGGCAGCAGCGAGGAGATCTGCCGCCGTATGCAGATCACCGACCCGGTGCTGCTGGAGGCCATCCCCCTGACCCTGGAGGAAATCTTTATCTATGAATTAGGAGGTGCGGACGATGCTGCTCACAAAATCCTTCTTTAA
- a CDS encoding putative manganese-dependent inorganic diphosphatase yields MNEIYVTGHRNPDTDSIAAAMSYAALRNALGDRRYIPVHLGHISDETERMLRHFGLSEPESIRTVRTQVRDLDFDTPPCLSSSVTMDRAWHVMHEQRISAVPVVNDDGSLYGMLSAGDIATFSMETLVDTRVEDLPVFNLVSVLEGRIVNECTGIPTSISGNVVVAMPQASENLRFTGSNNIVLVASQPDMIQRALDQKVSCLIICRADINPDLENYEGDTCIISTPFAAGRACRLIYQAIPISRPCQRGEIVCFHLDDYIDDVREVVLKSRYRSYPVLDEKERVVGTLSRYHLLRPRRKQVVLVDHNEFAQSVPGLDQAEILEIIDHHRLADIQTGQPIYVRNEPVGSTNTIIAAMYQEHGVIPSGPMAGLMAAAILSDTVMFKSPTCTKRDISMAQRLARIANVKLDDLGKELFSSVSPDKPVQELIASDFKEFHIAEQMLGVGQITCLDSLEIMNRKDELLKEMARLRDERHYDMVLLMLTDVLLEGTQLLYVGSDDAIRNAFSVEPKDNTLFLPGVMSRKKQIIPMLTALWG; encoded by the coding sequence ATGAACGAGATTTATGTAACCGGTCACCGAAATCCCGATACGGACTCCATTGCCGCCGCCATGTCCTATGCCGCGCTGCGCAATGCCCTGGGTGACCGTCGATATATTCCGGTCCATCTGGGCCATATCAGCGATGAAACGGAGCGTATGCTTCGGCATTTCGGCCTTTCCGAGCCCGAGTCCATCCGCACCGTACGCACCCAGGTCCGAGACCTGGATTTCGACACGCCTCCCTGCCTCAGCTCCTCCGTCACCATGGACCGGGCCTGGCATGTGATGCATGAGCAGCGCATTTCCGCTGTCCCCGTGGTCAATGACGATGGCTCCCTCTACGGTATGCTCTCTGCCGGCGACATTGCCACCTTCAGCATGGAGACTTTGGTGGACACCCGGGTGGAGGATCTGCCGGTATTCAACCTGGTCAGCGTCCTGGAGGGGCGCATTGTCAATGAGTGTACCGGCATCCCCACCAGCATCAGCGGCAATGTGGTGGTGGCCATGCCCCAGGCCTCCGAAAACCTCCGCTTCACCGGCAGCAATAATATCGTCCTGGTGGCCAGCCAGCCGGACATGATCCAGCGGGCCCTGGACCAGAAGGTCAGCTGCCTCATCATCTGCCGGGCGGATATTAACCCGGACCTGGAGAATTACGAGGGCGACACCTGCATCATCTCCACTCCCTTTGCCGCGGGCCGGGCCTGCCGCCTGATTTACCAGGCCATCCCCATCTCCCGTCCCTGCCAGCGGGGAGAGATCGTCTGCTTCCACCTGGATGATTATATCGATGATGTCCGTGAGGTGGTGCTAAAGAGCCGCTACCGCAGCTACCCGGTGCTGGATGAAAAGGAGCGGGTGGTGGGCACCCTGTCCCGCTATCATCTGCTCCGTCCCCGGCGCAAGCAGGTGGTTTTGGTGGACCATAATGAGTTTGCCCAGTCCGTCCCGGGCCTGGACCAGGCGGAGATCCTGGAGATCATCGACCATCACCGCCTGGCGGATATTCAGACCGGCCAGCCCATCTATGTGCGCAATGAGCCGGTGGGCAGCACCAATACCATCATCGCCGCCATGTACCAGGAGCACGGGGTCATCCCCTCGGGGCCCATGGCGGGTCTTATGGCGGCGGCCATCCTGTCGGACACGGTGATGTTCAAGTCCCCCACCTGCACCAAGCGGGATATTTCCATGGCCCAGCGCCTGGCCCGCATTGCCAATGTGAAGCTGGACGACCTGGGCAAGGAGCTGTTTTCCTCCGTCAGTCCCGATAAGCCCGTGCAGGAGCTTATCGCCTCCGATTTCAAGGAGTTCCACATTGCCGAGCAGATGCTGGGCGTGGGGCAGATCACCTGCCTGGACTCTCTGGAAATCATGAACCGCAAGGACGAGCTGCTGAAGGAGATGGCCCGCCTCCGGGACGAGCGCCACTACGACATGGTGCTTCTGATGCTCACGGATGTGCTGCTGGAGGGCACGCAGCTACTGTATGTGGGCAGCGACGACGCCATTCGCAACGCCTTCTCTGTGGAGCCCAAGGACAACACCCTCTTCCTTCCGGGGGTCATGAGCCGCAAAAAGCAGATCATCCCCATGCTCACCGCCCTGTGGGGATAA
- a CDS encoding RNA polymerase sigma factor, producing MDHLEDAAIISLYWHRDAQAIPATAEKYGSYCTAVARNILRDQRDTEECVNDTYLRAWNAMPPHRPAVLSAFLGKITRNLALNRRRKDAAEKRGGGEADAVFEELAQVVSHQDTPESDLDRRELLGAINEFLAALPDTKRRIFVCRYWYFDSVPDIARRFALSENHVYVTLHRLRTQLRRRLSERGFML from the coding sequence ATGGACCACCTGGAGGATGCCGCCATTATCAGCCTGTATTGGCACCGAGACGCCCAAGCCATCCCTGCTACCGCCGAAAAATATGGCTCCTACTGCACCGCCGTGGCCCGGAATATACTCCGAGATCAACGAGACACGGAGGAGTGCGTCAACGACACCTATCTCCGGGCCTGGAACGCCATGCCGCCCCACCGCCCGGCGGTGCTGTCGGCTTTTCTGGGTAAGATCACCCGAAACCTGGCCCTGAACCGCCGCCGTAAGGACGCGGCGGAAAAACGGGGCGGTGGGGAAGCGGACGCGGTATTTGAGGAGCTGGCCCAAGTGGTTTCCCATCAGGACACCCCCGAGTCCGATTTGGACCGCCGGGAGCTGCTGGGAGCTATCAACGAGTTTTTGGCCGCCCTCCCGGACACCAAGCGCCGGATTTTCGTCTGCCGCTACTGGTATTTTGACAGCGTGCCCGACATCGCCCGGCGCTTCGCCCTCTCGGAAAACCATGTCTATGTCACCCTCCACCGCCTGCGCACGCAGCTGCGCCGCCGCCTTTCGGAAAGGGGCTTTATGCTATGA